In Dyadobacter subterraneus, a single genomic region encodes these proteins:
- the ccoG gene encoding cytochrome c oxidase accessory protein CcoG, which produces MKELTSIWTDEMITPNSIPVSTPPADDSFRDHFNGINEDGKRNWFYPQKPKGVWHNRRIWFTVVILTLLFVTPFLKYNNQPLLLFNVLERKFIIFGLFIGPQDYWLFGLTMLSFMVFIVLFTTIFGRLWCGWACPQTVFMEMVFRKIEYFIEGDSSKQKLLNKSPWTGDKVLKKGTKYFSFLLVSFLIANLLLSYVIGVDKLSKIISEPISQHVPFFSGIIIFTAVFYFNFAWLRDQACTVVCPYGRLQGVLMDRNSIVVAYDYKRGEPREKLHKGHDRTAGDCISCFQCVAVCPTGIDIRNGTQMECVNCTACIDACDSIMDKVGFDKGLIKYTSENAIVSGVNKLITNRTRGYIFVLVLLWSALGYLVVSRNDTQTTLFRAPGSQYIENKDGTISNLYTFKIFNKTNQIVKPVIHLDSPKGTLLFAGKPDLTLEGAGMSEGTVFIIIPKSELKNRKTKLKLSVYQAKEKLETFETTFMAPEE; this is translated from the coding sequence TTGAAAGAATTAACGTCCATTTGGACTGATGAAATGATTACACCAAACTCAATTCCTGTTTCCACGCCTCCCGCCGACGATTCTTTTCGGGATCATTTTAATGGTATCAATGAAGATGGAAAGCGGAATTGGTTTTATCCGCAAAAGCCAAAAGGAGTATGGCATAACCGGCGTATATGGTTTACAGTCGTCATTCTTACTTTGTTATTTGTAACGCCTTTTTTAAAATACAACAATCAGCCCCTTTTGCTTTTCAATGTTCTTGAAAGAAAATTTATCATTTTCGGTTTGTTCATCGGACCGCAGGATTACTGGCTTTTTGGACTTACGATGTTATCCTTCATGGTTTTCATTGTTTTGTTCACAACCATTTTTGGCCGCTTATGGTGTGGCTGGGCCTGTCCGCAGACTGTTTTTATGGAAATGGTTTTCCGGAAAATCGAGTACTTTATTGAAGGTGACAGCAGCAAACAAAAACTACTAAACAAAAGCCCTTGGACTGGTGACAAAGTTCTAAAAAAGGGTACTAAATATTTCTCTTTTTTACTGGTTTCATTCCTTATTGCCAATCTGCTTTTATCCTACGTAATTGGTGTTGATAAACTGTCAAAAATTATTAGCGAGCCGATAAGTCAGCATGTTCCGTTTTTCTCAGGAATAATCATTTTCACTGCGGTCTTCTACTTCAATTTTGCCTGGCTGCGTGATCAGGCTTGTACGGTTGTTTGTCCATATGGACGGCTGCAAGGTGTATTAATGGACAGAAATTCTATTGTCGTTGCCTACGATTACAAACGCGGGGAACCCCGCGAAAAGTTACATAAAGGCCATGACCGGACTGCCGGAGATTGTATCAGCTGTTTTCAATGTGTCGCCGTTTGCCCTACCGGAATTGATATCCGAAATGGTACCCAAATGGAATGTGTAAACTGCACTGCCTGCATCGATGCCTGTGATTCAATCATGGATAAAGTAGGTTTTGATAAAGGTTTGATCAAATACACTTCCGAAAATGCGATTGTCAGTGGTGTCAATAAACTAATTACAAATCGTACGCGAGGATATATTTTTGTGCTGGTTCTGCTTTGGTCCGCACTTGGATATCTGGTCGTTTCCAGAAATGATACACAGACAACTTTATTTCGCGCACCGGGAAGTCAGTATATTGAAAATAAAGATGGTACGATCAGCAACTTATACACTTTCAAAATTTTCAATAAGACAAACCAGATTGTAAAACCGGTCATTCATCTTGATTCACCAAAAGGCACTTTACTTTTTGCCGGTAAACCGGATTTGACGCTGGAAGGAGCTGGCATGTCGGAAGGGACCGTTTTCATTATCATACCAAAAAGCGAATTAAAAAATCGTAAAACAAAACTCAAACTTTCTGTTTATCAGGCAAAGGAAAAACTGGAAACTTTCGAAACCACGTTCATGGCACCGGAAGAATGA
- a CDS encoding response regulator gives MENKRILLIEDNPEMRENTAEILELANYHVLTAHNGKEGVQLAHHERPDLIICDIMMPELDGYGVLLLLSKDDHTANIPFVFLTAKAEKNDYRKGMTMGADDYLTKPYDDVELLNAVEMRLKKSERLKGQFTRTAEGLDEFIHEAKSFDLITKLADDKKTKTLRKKETIYTEGSFPSNVFFLQKGKVKAYKSNDNGKEYITELYKEGDFFGYLDLLQGEPYQETTISLEKSEVAMIPKDDFFNLLQGNREVATKFIKMLSNEIKDREERLLQLAYNSVRKRVAQALVMLVQRYQEDRSKPFSMAITREDIASMVGTATETVIRTLSDFKEEKLVDMKGSLITVLDYEKLARMRN, from the coding sequence ATGGAAAATAAAAGAATATTATTGATTGAGGACAACCCTGAAATGCGTGAAAATACAGCCGAAATTCTGGAATTGGCCAATTATCACGTCTTGACTGCACACAATGGAAAAGAAGGCGTTCAGCTTGCACATCACGAAAGACCGGATTTAATTATTTGTGACATTATGATGCCTGAACTGGATGGTTACGGAGTACTGCTTTTGCTTAGCAAAGATGATCATACAGCCAATATTCCATTTGTTTTTCTGACTGCGAAGGCAGAAAAAAATGATTACCGGAAGGGAATGACCATGGGCGCAGATGATTATCTGACAAAACCTTATGACGATGTCGAGTTATTAAATGCCGTTGAAATGCGCCTTAAAAAGAGCGAGCGGTTAAAAGGACAATTTACACGCACAGCGGAAGGTCTGGACGAATTTATTCACGAAGCAAAATCTTTTGATCTGATCACAAAATTGGCGGACGATAAAAAAACAAAAACGCTGAGAAAAAAGGAGACCATTTATACCGAGGGCAGCTTTCCTTCCAACGTTTTCTTTCTTCAAAAAGGGAAGGTAAAAGCATATAAGTCGAACGACAACGGAAAAGAATACATAACTGAGTTATATAAGGAAGGCGATTTTTTCGGTTACCTGGATTTGCTTCAAGGTGAACCTTACCAGGAAACTACCATTTCCCTTGAAAAATCAGAAGTGGCGATGATACCAAAAGATGATTTTTTCAACCTTTTGCAGGGAAACCGGGAAGTGGCGACTAAGTTTATTAAAATGCTTTCTAATGAGATTAAAGATCGTGAAGAGCGACTATTGCAATTAGCATATAACTCTGTAAGAAAGCGTGTTGCGCAGGCTTTGGTGATGCTCGTGCAGCGTTATCAGGAAGATCGTTCCAAACCATTTTCGATGGCCATTACCCGTGAAGACATTGCTTCTATGGTAGGTACAGCAACGGAAACGGTGATCCGGACTTTATCGGATTTTAAAGAAGAGAAACTCGTTGATATGAAAGGCAGTCTGATAACGGTACTAGACTACGAAAAACTTGCCCGGATGCGAAATTAG
- a CDS encoding response regulator, which yields MRQVLLINKDPDMHSDLNSLFQENNYESVILDEVETGNEALRKVVNDSYDMLILNLDLPNTNMLGLINKLRLLNQDLPILIYSLELEYIFIKRYLTSGVNGYCFFKNGDVGEILDAAVRISTGKWYISQEMVELIVEKALYSKKIDRFDNLDEQEFEILTHLIKGDTVANIAKIMGVHLPTVSVYKTRILDKLRITSLLELKNIIKIPLLSES from the coding sequence ATGCGTCAGGTGCTTTTAATTAATAAGGATCCGGATATGCATTCGGATTTGAACTCGCTTTTTCAGGAAAATAATTATGAAAGTGTAATATTGGATGAAGTTGAGACAGGAAATGAGGCGTTAAGAAAAGTGGTAAATGATTCTTACGACATGCTGATCCTGAATCTTGATTTGCCAAATACGAATATGCTTGGGTTAATCAATAAATTAAGACTTTTAAATCAGGACTTACCCATACTGATATATTCCTTAGAGCTTGAATATATTTTCATCAAACGATATCTCACCAGCGGCGTTAATGGTTATTGTTTTTTCAAAAATGGTGATGTTGGCGAAATCCTGGATGCAGCTGTCCGCATAAGCACGGGAAAGTGGTATATCAGTCAGGAAATGGTTGAACTAATTGTTGAAAAAGCATTATACAGTAAGAAAATAGATCGTTTCGATAATCTGGATGAGCAGGAATTTGAAATACTTACGCACCTGATAAAGGGAGATACAGTTGCCAATATTGCCAAAATCATGGGCGTACATTTACCAACGGTTTCTGTTTATAAAACCCGGATTCTTGATAAACTAAGAATTACCAGTTTGCTTGAATTGAAAAACATAATCAAAATACCGTTACTTTCCGAAAGCTAA
- a CDS encoding c-type cytochrome — translation MKFRNYLETIAGVGIFPLISLIIFFVFFVALLFYVFKLDNKSVNKMKNIPLNDGSIKKGILSLITFFLLSVPAFAQEQKEEIRAISGTDILLLMLLGLLFFIMVLVIILLANALSVLKQVTNTVPETAPKTSWFKKFAGLGVALSDEKTILIDGHDYDGIQELDNRMPPWLQSLFLATVLIAIGYSAYYFSGMGDSQIAELDKEIAMADIEKKAYLEKVGSSMDENTVTQLTETAGIDAGKAIFQEKCTACHGVEGGGGVGPNLTDKYWLHGGNIKNLFKVIKYGVPEKGMISWEKQLSPTDIQKVASFVLSLKGSKPANPKEPQGDIFEEGKMSADSTIAVK, via the coding sequence ATGAAATTCCGAAACTATCTCGAAACCATTGCGGGTGTGGGAATTTTCCCGCTCATTTCCCTCATCATATTTTTTGTCTTCTTTGTTGCACTTCTGTTTTACGTTTTCAAACTGGATAATAAGTCCGTCAACAAAATGAAAAACATTCCATTAAACGATGGAAGTATCAAAAAAGGAATCCTGTCCCTGATTACCTTTTTCCTCCTGTCTGTTCCGGCTTTCGCTCAGGAACAAAAAGAAGAAATTCGTGCAATTTCCGGTACCGACATTTTACTTTTAATGTTACTGGGATTGTTATTTTTCATAATGGTGCTGGTCATTATTTTATTAGCCAATGCACTTTCTGTACTTAAACAGGTTACGAATACCGTTCCTGAAACTGCTCCAAAAACAAGCTGGTTTAAAAAATTCGCTGGCCTCGGTGTCGCATTGAGTGATGAAAAAACAATCCTGATTGATGGTCATGATTATGACGGAATTCAGGAACTGGATAACCGGATGCCTCCCTGGCTGCAATCTTTATTTCTGGCAACGGTTTTAATCGCCATCGGATATTCAGCATATTATTTCAGCGGCATGGGTGATTCTCAAATCGCCGAACTCGACAAGGAAATTGCGATGGCTGATATTGAGAAAAAAGCTTATCTGGAAAAAGTAGGTTCAAGTATGGATGAAAATACAGTTACCCAACTCACAGAAACTGCCGGAATTGATGCAGGAAAGGCAATTTTTCAGGAAAAATGTACAGCTTGTCATGGTGTTGAAGGCGGCGGTGGAGTTGGTCCAAACCTCACCGACAAATACTGGCTGCACGGCGGAAATATTAAAAATCTTTTCAAAGTAATAAAATACGGCGTTCCTGAAAAAGGCATGATCTCCTGGGAAAAACAGCTTTCTCCGACTGACATTCAGAAAGTGGCCAGTTTCGTACTATCTCTAAAAGGAAGTAAACCGGCAAATCCCAAGGAACCGCAAGGGGACATTTTTGAAGAAGGTAAAATGTCTGCGGATAGTACGATAGCGGTTAAATAG
- a CDS encoding sulfite exporter TauE/SafE family protein has product MNNALPYLALSMGLLSSFHCIAMCGPIALALPVQKGNRFQQFAGLALYNTGRTFTYAALGIALGSLGYSFAWIGYLRYLSIFAGVLMLLYVFWPTRLDPYFHPPKFWQKFIQHLKKQMSAMLRSRKMQSWFLLGVLNGLLPCGLVYLALISSIATGNAFNGGFYMLMFGMGTLPAMMAVGFFKQWFSISLRMHIRKLTPFMLTLAGIILIMRGILIQYTANNSSNLNTITVCHGK; this is encoded by the coding sequence ATGAACAATGCACTGCCCTATCTTGCCTTGTCAATGGGATTACTGAGCAGTTTTCATTGTATCGCCATGTGCGGCCCGATTGCGCTGGCATTACCTGTACAAAAAGGAAACCGGTTTCAGCAATTTGCCGGTTTGGCTTTGTATAATACCGGCCGAACTTTTACCTATGCAGCACTGGGAATTGCTTTGGGATCCCTCGGTTACTCTTTTGCCTGGATCGGCTATCTCCGATATCTTTCTATTTTTGCCGGAGTGTTAATGCTGCTATATGTTTTCTGGCCAACGCGACTGGATCCCTATTTTCATCCTCCAAAATTCTGGCAAAAGTTTATTCAACATTTGAAAAAACAAATGTCAGCAATGCTGCGAAGCCGGAAAATGCAAAGCTGGTTTTTACTTGGAGTTTTAAACGGATTACTCCCCTGCGGCCTGGTTTATCTGGCGCTGATCAGTTCTATTGCAACCGGAAATGCTTTTAATGGCGGTTTTTATATGCTGATGTTTGGAATGGGAACTTTGCCTGCGATGATGGCGGTAGGTTTTTTCAAACAATGGTTTTCAATTTCACTTCGTATGCATATTCGAAAACTCACGCCATTTATGCTGACACTGGCTGGCATTATTCTGATTATGAGAGGAATATTGATCCAATATACTGCCAACAATTCTTCTAATCTTAATACCATTACGGTTTGTCACGGCAAATAG
- a CDS encoding PAS domain-containing sensor histidine kinase, whose amino-acid sequence MTRHIEMLDALFKHATEGIVVVNKEGVIVMLNPKALELFGYDDKELVDQKIESLIPRRLSKAHVHHRDHYLESPHARGMGSSLELFARRKDGSEFPVEVSLSPFKTSEGQFVVSFVIDITERKKQENIIQEANQEIQKLNAELEERVNQRTEELAKAIYKIEQSQEEVMRALKKERELNNMKSQFVTIASHEFRTPLATILSSASLIGRYPKSEEEDKRQKHVQRIKSAVTNLTEILNDFMSIGKLEEGRIHSVPVYTELPVFCEGLIEEIKGLCKEGQTISFSYTGNNGVWVDKQLLRNVIFNLISNAIKYSDPGKLIRFDIKADGKTILIEIADQGIGIPETDQMHIFDRFFRANNAGNAQGTGLGLNIVQNYVNLMGGEVSFTSEVNKGTTFNIQLPDHLPAN is encoded by the coding sequence ATGACACGGCACATTGAAATGCTCGACGCACTTTTTAAACATGCCACCGAAGGAATTGTTGTAGTCAACAAAGAAGGAGTTATTGTGATGTTGAATCCCAAGGCACTAGAACTTTTTGGTTACGACGACAAAGAACTTGTCGATCAGAAAATCGAAAGTCTTATCCCGAGAAGACTTTCAAAAGCCCACGTTCATCACCGCGATCATTATCTGGAATCGCCGCATGCACGCGGAATGGGGAGCTCTCTTGAACTTTTTGCAAGAAGAAAAGACGGAAGTGAATTTCCTGTGGAAGTTAGTTTAAGTCCTTTCAAAACCAGTGAAGGACAGTTTGTTGTAAGTTTTGTGATTGATATTACGGAAAGAAAAAAACAGGAAAATATTATCCAGGAAGCAAATCAGGAAATTCAGAAACTGAATGCAGAACTGGAAGAACGCGTAAATCAACGAACCGAAGAATTGGCAAAGGCAATTTATAAAATTGAACAATCACAGGAAGAAGTCATGCGTGCTTTGAAAAAAGAACGTGAGCTGAACAATATGAAAAGTCAGTTTGTGACCATTGCTTCGCACGAATTCCGTACGCCGCTGGCCACAATTCTTTCCTCAGCCTCTCTCATTGGGCGATATCCAAAAAGTGAAGAAGAGGACAAAAGACAGAAACACGTGCAACGGATAAAATCTGCGGTTACTAACCTGACTGAGATTTTAAATGATTTCATGTCTATTGGAAAACTGGAAGAAGGAAGAATTCATAGTGTTCCGGTTTACACAGAATTGCCTGTTTTTTGTGAAGGATTAATTGAGGAAATCAAAGGTTTGTGTAAAGAAGGACAAACGATTTCATTTTCTTATACCGGAAATAACGGTGTTTGGGTAGACAAACAATTGCTTCGTAACGTAATCTTTAACCTGATTTCAAATGCTATCAAATATTCTGATCCCGGGAAATTAATCCGATTTGATATAAAAGCCGACGGAAAAACCATTTTAATTGAAATTGCAGATCAGGGAATTGGTATACCTGAGACTGACCAAATGCATATTTTCGACCGTTTTTTCCGTGCAAATAATGCCGGGAATGCTCAGGGAACCGGTTTGGGATTAAACATCGTACAAAATTATGTCAATCTGATGGGTGGAGAAGTTTCTTTTACCAGTGAGGTTAATAAAGGCACCACTTTCAATATCCAACTGCCGGATCATTTACCCGCTAATTAA
- the hemN gene encoding oxygen-independent coproporphyrinogen III oxidase codes for MDKDLLFKYNTPGPRYTSYPTVPYWQKTPPTEQNWKKLSKEAFTISNEKEGISLYVHLPFCESLCTYCGCNTRITINHKVEETYINAVLKEWELYFSIFGETKPVIREIHLGGGTPTFFSPENLTKLIEGLLKNADVHPKAQFSFEAHPGNTTDEHLQALFNVGFRRISIGVQDFNLLVLAVINRQQTYEQVSHLTKKAREIGYTSVNYDIVYGLPMQKVCTMMETIMRVVQLRPDRIAFYSYAHIPWIKPGQRKYTESDLPDPDKKMAIYETGRNALELSGYHDIGMDHFSLETDELFKAQQDGRLHRNFMGYTDTHTQLLIGLGASSISDSWTGYVQNEKNVEAYYEKINAGHLPIIKGHELTKEDLILRKHILRIMTQFETTWRNADEVCDDLYKALERLSELQFDELVEIETYRLRVTPTGKAFVRNVCMAFDAKLWAESPASNQFSQTV; via the coding sequence ATGGATAAGGATTTGCTTTTTAAATACAATACTCCCGGGCCAAGATATACAAGTTATCCAACTGTTCCATACTGGCAAAAAACGCCGCCAACAGAACAAAACTGGAAAAAACTTTCCAAAGAAGCTTTCACTATTTCCAACGAAAAAGAAGGAATCAGTCTTTACGTACACTTACCTTTTTGCGAAAGTCTGTGTACTTATTGTGGCTGCAATACGCGTATTACGATTAATCATAAGGTAGAAGAAACTTATATCAATGCAGTTTTGAAAGAATGGGAATTGTATTTTTCCATTTTTGGCGAAACAAAACCTGTCATCAGAGAAATTCATTTAGGAGGAGGAACACCCACTTTTTTCAGTCCTGAAAATCTTACAAAACTGATTGAAGGTTTGCTGAAAAATGCTGACGTTCATCCAAAAGCACAATTCAGTTTTGAAGCGCATCCCGGAAATACAACGGATGAACATTTGCAAGCGCTTTTCAATGTCGGTTTTCGCAGAATAAGTATTGGCGTACAAGACTTTAATCTGTTGGTACTGGCTGTGATTAACCGTCAGCAAACGTATGAACAGGTTAGTCATCTGACAAAAAAAGCGAGAGAAATTGGGTATACCTCTGTGAACTATGACATTGTTTACGGTTTACCGATGCAAAAAGTTTGCACGATGATGGAAACGATTATGCGCGTTGTTCAGCTTCGCCCCGACCGAATTGCTTTTTACAGTTACGCCCATATTCCCTGGATTAAACCGGGACAGAGAAAATATACCGAAAGTGATTTGCCCGATCCTGATAAAAAAATGGCGATCTATGAAACCGGCAGAAATGCACTGGAATTATCCGGTTATCATGATATCGGTATGGATCATTTTTCATTGGAAACGGATGAACTTTTCAAAGCACAACAAGATGGTCGTTTGCACAGAAACTTCATGGGGTATACCGATACGCATACGCAGCTTCTAATCGGTTTGGGTGCTTCTTCGATCAGCGACAGCTGGACTGGTTATGTTCAGAATGAAAAAAATGTTGAGGCATATTATGAGAAAATCAACGCCGGACATTTACCAATTATCAAAGGTCATGAACTGACAAAAGAAGATCTGATTCTTCGGAAACACATTCTCAGGATCATGACGCAATTTGAAACGACATGGAGAAATGCGGATGAAGTGTGCGACGATTTGTACAAAGCACTGGAACGGTTGTCTGAATTGCAATTCGATGAACTGGTTGAAATTGAAACTTATCGTTTACGTGTAACCCCAACCGGAAAAGCTTTTGTAAGAAATGTATGCATGGCTTTCGACGCAAAATTATGGGCAGAATCACCGGCAAGTAACCAATTTAGTCAGACCGTATGA
- a CDS encoding FixH family protein, which produces MKINWGAGIAILYAGFVAMILLLVGMSASQKIDLVTDQYYEEELQFQNKINKVNLAKKLKNPLIWQVEERGIIIHYPEEFAKDTLTGNVKLYCPSDNTKDRNFPVKAKNNDQLIAGSDLKPGRYYLQIDWKNGKKSYWNEGVVVISKKEM; this is translated from the coding sequence ATGAAAATAAACTGGGGCGCAGGCATTGCAATACTCTATGCCGGATTTGTGGCCATGATACTTTTGCTGGTAGGCATGAGTGCCAGCCAGAAAATCGATCTGGTAACGGATCAGTATTATGAAGAAGAACTTCAATTTCAAAACAAAATAAATAAAGTAAATCTCGCCAAAAAATTGAAAAATCCATTAATCTGGCAAGTGGAAGAGAGGGGAATCATTATTCATTATCCAGAAGAATTTGCAAAAGATACTTTAACCGGAAATGTGAAATTGTATTGTCCATCAGATAATACGAAGGATCGTAATTTTCCAGTAAAAGCGAAAAACAATGATCAGTTAATTGCTGGATCAGACCTTAAACCAGGCCGTTATTATTTGCAAATTGACTGGAAAAATGGAAAAAAATCCTACTGGAATGAAGGCGTTGTTGTGATTTCAAAAAAGGAAATGTGA
- the lpxB gene encoding lipid-A-disaccharide synthase, translating into MKYYLIAGERSGDLHGANLMKGIKSNDPEAQFRGWGGDMMQAEGMDLVTHYKDTAFMGFLEVAKNILKITGFLKKCKKDILAYQPDVIVLIDYPGFNLRMAAFGKKNGFKIFYYISPKVWAWNQKRAWKIKANIDHMFVIFPFEIDFYKKFDFKVDYVGNPLMDAIEAFKPDPEFMKKNNLDNNQPVIALLPGSRKQEIINMLDLMLTVQPHFPDYQFVIAGVKNLPSSLYEKYEALGNVSVVYESTYDLLSVSEAALVTSGTATLETALLNIPEVVCYKTSGFSYAVAKRLIRVPFISLVNLIMEKEVVRELIQDELNEKHLVEELKSILKNGEKRNIQLDDYKKLHQLVGGSGASQKTGRLIEKYLQKL; encoded by the coding sequence ATGAAATACTACCTCATTGCCGGCGAACGTTCGGGTGATTTACACGGTGCCAATCTGATGAAAGGAATAAAATCCAATGATCCGGAGGCGCAGTTTCGTGGCTGGGGCGGTGATATGATGCAGGCGGAGGGAATGGATCTGGTGACACATTATAAGGATACCGCTTTCATGGGTTTTCTGGAAGTAGCGAAAAATATTCTTAAAATTACCGGCTTCCTGAAAAAATGTAAAAAGGATATTCTTGCTTATCAGCCGGATGTAATTGTACTGATCGATTATCCGGGATTTAACTTACGGATGGCTGCATTTGGTAAGAAAAACGGATTTAAAATCTTCTATTATATTTCTCCCAAAGTCTGGGCGTGGAATCAGAAACGTGCCTGGAAAATCAAAGCAAACATCGATCACATGTTTGTCATTTTTCCGTTTGAGATTGATTTTTACAAAAAATTTGACTTCAAAGTGGACTATGTCGGCAACCCTTTAATGGATGCGATTGAAGCTTTTAAGCCAGATCCGGAGTTTATGAAAAAGAATAATCTGGATAATAATCAGCCTGTTATCGCCTTGCTTCCCGGTAGCCGCAAACAGGAAATAATCAATATGCTGGATCTGATGTTAACCGTTCAGCCACATTTTCCGGATTATCAATTTGTTATTGCAGGTGTGAAAAATCTTCCTTCATCTTTGTACGAAAAATATGAAGCGTTGGGAAATGTTTCTGTTGTATACGAGTCAACCTATGATTTACTGTCGGTATCAGAAGCTGCACTTGTGACATCCGGTACTGCAACTCTGGAAACGGCATTATTAAATATTCCGGAAGTAGTTTGCTACAAAACGAGCGGCTTTTCTTACGCCGTTGCCAAAAGATTAATCCGGGTCCCTTTCATTTCTCTCGTTAACCTGATTATGGAAAAAGAAGTTGTCCGGGAGCTTATTCAGGATGAACTGAATGAAAAACACTTGGTAGAGGAATTGAAATCAATTCTGAAAAACGGAGAGAAGAGAAATATCCAGCTCGATGATTATAAAAAGCTCCACCAACTGGTAGGCGGATCAGGTGCTTCACAAAAAACAGGAAGGTTAATAGAGAAATATTTACAAAAGTTATAG